A genomic stretch from Hoplias malabaricus isolate fHopMal1 chromosome 4, fHopMal1.hap1, whole genome shotgun sequence includes:
- the LOC136693710 gene encoding pendrin-like, with product MVGCYCVSRPIYSKNAFDEDNENQIPEMRSFREKLIASSKCSSSRNKQVLKGLLPILDWLLQYPIKLWLPSDVISGVSTGLVCCLQGLAYALLVSVGPVYGLYAAFFPILTYFLLGTSRHISVGPFPVTCLMVGSVVLTLAPDEQFMHPGNGSIVNGTGLESEAMEVDINAMEAQRIVIASTMTVLIGLFQLGMGVLHVGFLVRYLSDPLVGGFTTAAAFHVLISQLKMVLSVPTHSHNGFFSIAYVLRDVFQNIAQTNMADLVAGLITIVTVMTVKEINAKFHHKIPVPIPIEVIVTVVATGISYAVDLNSRYGASIVHSIPRGFVPAQFPKIELFGNIVGSSFSTAVVGYAVSVSVAKVYAAKHDYKIDGNQELVAFGISNIFCGCFSGFVATTALSRTAIQESTGGKTQVAGLISALMVLIVIVAVGPLLQPLQKSVLAGIVISNLKGMFMQVCDVPILWRQSRTDCFIWVFTCISCIVLGLDVGLLTGVVFELGTVVVRSQFPSCSTIGNIPGTDIYRNIKDYKNINEIPGIKIFKCNSPIYFANIDYFKEQLRDTVGFDAVRVFKKRNKALKKIHKLIKKGRLKITENGLVPVAPLGVDNEAFESERDPEQVEDEAQQDVESRSRQDIEVEVQVDWTSSLPVSVTVPKVNIHSLVLDFSAVSFLDVMSAKSLRLVIKEFIRIGVSVLIAGCDDETVKRMEALCFFDDVVTRDLLFLTVHDAILFIKLESSNGNVSDTMVDKISQMQVNKQPLPFTDNEDRIETYDNQHLAIHGLSN from the exons ATGGTTGGGTGTTACTGTGTGTCTCGACCTATATACTCTAAAAATGCTTTTGACGAGGATAATGAGAACCAAATCCCAGAGATGAGGAGCTTCAGAGAGAAGCTCATTGCTTCCTCCAA ATGCTCTAGTAGTCGGAACAAACAAGTTCTTAAAGGACTTTTACCAATCTTGGACTGGCTGCTCCAGTATCCAATCAAGTTGTGGCTTCCCAGCGATGTCATTTCTGGAGTCAGCACGGGACTGGTGTGCTGTTTACAAG GCTTGGCTTATGCACTGCTGGTATCTGTTGGTCCAGTGTATGGACTCTATGCTGCTTTTTTCCCAATTCTCACTTACTTCTTACTTGGAACCTCAAGGCATATATCTGTGG GTCCGTTCCCAGTCACCTGTCTGATGGTGGGATCTGTGGTTTTGACTCTTGCGCCTGATGAGCAATTCATGCATCCAGGGAATGGTAGCATTGTGAATGGGACTGGGCTTGAATCAGAGGCAATGGAGGTGGATATTAATGCAATGGAAGCTCAAAGAATTGTAATAGCTTCAACTATGACTGTATTGATTGGATTGTTTCAG TTGGGTATGGGGGTGCTCCATGTGGGATTCCTGGTGCGGTACCTGTCTGACCCACTGGTAGGAGGATTCACCACAGCAGCTGCTTTCCATGTGCTCATTTCTcaactcaaaatggttctgtcTGTCCCCACTCACAGCCACAATGGCTTCTTCTCTATTGCCTAT GTTCTTAGAGATGTGTTTCAGAATATTGCACAAACAAATATGGCTGACCTGGTTGCTGGTTTAATAACCATAGTCACTGTGATGACAGTGAAAGAAATTAATGCCAAATTTCACCATAAGATTCCAGTTCCAATTCCTATTGAAGTCATTGTG ACAGTGGTTGCTACAGGGATCTCCTATGCAGTGGACCTGAATTCCCGCTATGGCGCCAGTATTGTTCATAGCATCCCAAGGGG ATTTGTACCAGCCCAGTTTCCaaagatagagctttttgggAATATTGTAGGTTCCAGTTTCTCCACAGCTGTGGTGGGATATGCTGTTTCGGTATCAGTGGCTAAAGTCTATGCAGCGAAGCATGACTACAAAATCGATGGTAATCAG GAGCTTGTCGCCTTTGGCATAAGCAACATATTCTGTGGCTGTTTCTCAGGCTTTGTGGCCACCACTGCACTTTCACGCACAGCAATACAAGAGAGCACCGGAGGGAAGACTCAG GTGGCAGGGTTAATATCAGCTCTGATGGTACTGATTGTGATTGTGGCTGTTGGACCTCTACTCCAGCCCCTACAAAAG TCAGTGCTGGCTGGCATTGTAATTTCCAACCTGAAAGGCATGTTCATGCAAGTCTGTGACGTGCCTATACTATGGAGGCAGAGCAGGacagactgt TTCATTTGGGTGTTTACATGCATTTCCTGCATAGTTTTGGGGCTGGACGTGGGTTTGCTGACAGGCGTAGTTTTTGAATTGGGAACTGTTGTGGTAAGGTCACAGTT TCCTTCCTGTTCAACAATTGGAAATATACCTGGCACAGATATTTACAGGAATATAAAAGATTACAAAAAT ATAAATGAGATCCCTGGAATAAAGATTTTCAAATGTAACTCTCCTATCTATTTTGCCAACATTGATTACTTCAAAGAGCAGTTAAGAGATACT GTTGGATTTGATGCTGTACGGGTGTTCAAGAAAAGGAATAAAGCACTAAAAAAGATtcacaaactaataaaaaaggGGAGGCTAAAGATCACTGAG AATGGTTTGGTGCCAGTAGCCCCTCTGGGTGTAGACAATGAGGCCTTTGAGAGTGAGCGTGACCCTGAGCAAGTGGAAGATGAAGCTCAGCAGGATGTGGAGAGTAGGTCTCGACAGGACATTGAAGTGGAGGTGCAGGTGGACTGGACATCATCTCTGCCTGTCAGTGTGACAGTTCCTAAAGTCAACATCCACAGCTTGGTATTGGATTTTTCTGCTGTCTCCTTCTTGGATGTGATGTCAGCAAAATCTCTCAGACTG gtcaTAAAGGAATTTATACGCATCGGAGTCAGTGTCTTGATTGCAGGCTGTGACG ATGAAACTGTGAAGAGGATGGAAGCCCTGTGTTTCTTTGATGACGTAGTGACCAGAGACTTGCTCTTCCTTACAGTCCATGATGCAATTCTCTTCATCAAGCTGGAATCTTCTAATGGGAACGTATCTGACACCATGGTAGATAAG ATTTCACAGATGCAGGTTAACAAACAGCCACTTCCTTTTACTGACAATGAAGACCGGATAGAGACCTATGACAACCAGCACTTG GCCATTCACGGACTCTCAAACTGA
- the LOC136693711 gene encoding pendrin-like, whose protein sequence is MDSHNQYCVARPIYSERAFEHVNEKKIREKKPLKERLRNSVTCSRKTPVKLIKKFFPILEWVPIYQLKNWLPGDIVAGITTGMVCALQGLAYSLLVNVPPVYGLYAAFFPILPYFVLGTSRHLSVGPFPVTCLMVGAVVLSLAPDDKFMYPGNSTGVNGTVTMVVNTSARDAERITIAFSMTVLIGLFQFGAGVLQIGYLVRYLSEPLVGGFTTAAALQVVVSQLKIIFNVPTNNYNGILSLFYTIGDVFKNIKQTNMVDLIAAVLTIIVVMGVKEFNTKFQKKLPVPIPIEVVVTIIDSGVSYALNLSERYGAGIVRTIPTGFLPPRPSDTSLFSSLAGSSFSTAVVSYAIAISVAKVYAAKHELVVDGNQELMAFGISNIFCGSFSGFVATTALSRTAIQESTGGKTQVAGLISALLVLIVILALGPLLQPLQKSVLGAIVVSNLKGMFMQVHDIPILWRKNRTDCLIWVFTCIACIVLGLDVGLLTGVIFQLGTVVIRTQFPSCSTLGNIPSTDIYKNLKDYKNITELPGTKIFKCNAPIYFANIEYLKDQIKHAVGFDSVRVFKKRNKALKKIYNLIKKGKLKVTENGLVSVAPLGVDNMAFESERDPGQMESQQEVKNEVHSVTEVEAQVDWTADLPVKITVPKVNIHSLVFDFSAVSFLDVMAAKSLKLIIKEFLRIGVSVYIAGCDDEIILKMESMGFFDEMVNRGMLFLTVHDAILFIKMETGSESTDDLMAEKISQMQDDKLPLPFSDDEDSLETYDNQRLAIHGLSG, encoded by the exons ATGGACAGCCATAACCAATACTGTGTTGCCCGGCCCATCTACTCTGAACGTGCTTTTGAGCATGTCAATGAGAAGAAAATCAGAGAAAAGAAGCCTCTTAAAGAGAGGCTTCGCAATTCTGTAAC ATGCTCTCGAAAGACGCCTGTAAAGCTCATTAAGAAGTTTTTCCCAATCCTCGAATGGGTCCCAATTTATCAGCTCAAAAACTGGCTTCCGGGTGATATTGTTGCTGGAATCACCACTGGAATGGTGTGTGCTTTACAAG GCTTGGCTTATTCACTATTGGTTAATGTTCCTCCAGTGTATGGGCTTTATGCTGCATTCTTCCCAATCCTCCCCTATTTCGTTCTGGGCACTTCCAGACACCTTTCTGTTG GTCCTTTTCCAGTCACATGTCTGATGGTGGGAGCTGTGGTATTAAGTCTTGCTCCTGATGATAAGTTCATGTATCCAGGGAATTCAACAGGTGTGAATGGAACAGTAACAATGGTGGTGAATACATCAGCAAGAGATGCAGAGAGAATCACAATAGCTTTCTCTATGACTGTGCTGATAGGACTGTTTCAG TTCGGTGCAGGCGTGCTCCAGATAGGCTACCTGGTACGGTATCTATCAGAACCTTTGGTAGGAGGCTTCACCACAGCAGCAGCATTGCAAGTTGTTGTGTCCCAGCTCAAAATTATCTTTAATGTTCCCACCAACAACTACAATGGCATCCTGTCACTGTTTTAT ACTATTGGTGacgtttttaaaaacattaagcaAACCAACATGGTTGACCTGATTGCTGCAGTGCTGACCATCATTGTGGTTATGGGTGTAAAAGAGTTCAATACCAAATTTCAGAAAAAGCTTCCAGTGCCTATCCCAATTGAAGTGGTTGTG ACAATAATTGATTCAGGTGTGTCTTATGCATTGAATCTCAGTGAGCGTTATGGTGCTGGCATTGTTCGCACAATCCCAACAGG GTTTCTTCCACCTCGGCCTTCAGATACCTCACTGTTTAGCTCATTGGCAGGTTCCAGTTTTTCAACAGCAGTAGTATCTTATGCCATAGCTATATCAGTAGCTAAagtttatgcagcaaaacatgagCTGGTGGTAGACGGCAATCAG GAGCTGATGGCCTTTGGCATCTCCAACATTTTCTGTGGTTCTTTCTCAGGCTTTGTGGCCACCACTGCACTTTCACGCACAGCAATTCAGGAGAGCACAGGGGGGAAGACTCAG GTGGCGGGGTTAATATCAGCTCTGTTGGTGCTGATAGTAATTTTGGCTCTTGGACCTCTACTCCAGCCTCTACAGAAG TCAGTCCTTGGTGCCATTGTTGTTTCCAATCTTAAAGGCATGTTCATGCAAGTGCATGATATTCCTATACTGTGGAGGAAGAACAGGACAGACTGT CTAATTTGGGTGTTTACATGTATCGCCTGCATCGTCCTAGGGCTGGACGTGGGTCTCCTGACTGGTGTAATATTTCAGCTGGGTACTGTGGTTATAAGGACACAATT CCCCTCCTGCTCAACTCTTGGAAATATACCAAGCACAGACATTTATAAGAACCTGAAAGACTacaaaaat ATTACTGAATTACCTGGAACGAAGATTTTCAAATGCAATGCACCCATATATTTTGCCAACATTGAGTACCTCAAAGACCAGATAAAACATGCA GTGGGATTTGATTCAGTGCGCGTGtttaagaaaagaaacaaagcaCTAAAGAAGATTTACAATCTGATTAAAAAAGGGAAACTGAAAGTTACGGAG AATGGGTTGGTGTCAGTGGCCCCTCTGGGTGTGGATAATATGGCCTTTGAAAGCGAGCGGGACCCTGGGCAAATGGAATCTCAGCAAGAAGTGAAGAATGAGGTTCATTCAGTAACGGAAGTAGAGGCACAGGTGGACTGGACTGCTGATCTACCTGTCAAAATTACTGTTCCTAAAGTTAACATCCACAGCTTGGTGTTTGACTTCTCTGCCGTCTCCTTCCTGGATGTAATGGCTGCTAAAAGTCTGAAATTG ATCATAAAGGAATTTTTACGCATTGGAGTCAGCGTCTATATTGCAGGTTGTGATG ATGAGATCATTTTGAAAATGGAATCCATGGGTTTCTTTGATGAGATGGTGAATAGAGGCATGCTTTTCCTCACGGTTCATGATGCCATTCTCTTCATCAAAATGGAAACAGGCAGTGAGAGTACAGATGATCTAATGGCAGAGAAG ATTTCACAGATGCAAGATGACAAATTACCACTACCTTTCTCAGATGATGAAGATTCATTGGAGACCTATGACAACCAGCGCTTG GCTATCCATGGACTCTCAGGCTAA